In Citrus sinensis cultivar Valencia sweet orange chromosome 3, DVS_A1.0, whole genome shotgun sequence, the sequence aaattaagtataaaaagaGAATCACTGCTCACTGCGTTTTCCTACTAACCAACATGAATGAAAGAAAGACTTACCATCTCAGAAGGAAGGTTCAGATCGGAGGATTTATAACTTGGCCAAAATCCAGTAGTGAGAACAGTAACTGATAAATCTATTCCAGGGTGTGCATTCTGGTTATTGCTGAGATATTCCTCAAAGCTGGTCTGATTTTCTCTTGCCAAAGTCAAATCTGTAACCTGAAAGAAAGATACCATGTGAAATCCAAATACTAATACAAGAACAGATTCAAAAGCTTTACCCAAAAACTCAAGACCAACTTACCATTCCCTCCATCTTCGATGTAAACTGTCCACCACACTGCTGCTTCAGCTTTGTGAGAATACTCCTTTCATGATCATCATTAGCACTACGATCAAAAAGCAGCCGACGAGCAAGCTTCTTCCTGCGATGGGCAGTCAGAAACAGAAAAACACCAATTCGTAAACGTACAAATGCAATTGGATATATAgaaaagttattaattttgaattatcatATAACATAAGTGAACATatatgaaatcattatctggAACGTAAGATTGTACCTGTAGAATTCGGCAAAAAGATCTTTATCACTGATATATGCAAGCAGCTTAACAACCTGCAAAACAAGCACTctgtttaataaaatcaatgtcATTTGTagtgaaaaagaatttagtactACAGCATATTAATAAACTACCTTCTCCAGAGTTTCTTCAATGGCTTCATCACTCAGTTTCTCATTTCCACCCTTCTTTAGGATATTATCACAAAAAGTTGCCAGCAGTTCTGAACTCGAACTGCCACCAACAGCTTTATTGCAAAATATCTCAAAAGCCTCTTTCAGAGCCTGTTGAACAACCGATAAAGAAGGACATTACAGACAACAGATTTGAAGAGATCTACAAACCATTAGAATACCATACACCACAAACCTTGTGGAACAACGTGTGGTTTATGAAACAATTAGTCACGTATTCCATATACTTGTCATGCagctcaattatttttctgatAAGGACCTGAGACCACACAACAAAGTCAATTTTTGATATTTCGAATAACTTCAAGAGGTTCCATAACAAAGAGGTGGCAAGATTTACCTGTTCCTGCACAGCACCTGAACTTCCACCCTGCATCAGCATACAACTGTCAGCACGTAGCAAAAAAATgaagcataaaaataaaagcacaTTTCATACTactaaaagaaataacaatTTAACTTTACAGCAAATAAGTAATTAGACTGGGTGGGAATACATTATCAGCAAATTCACTTACATGCATATTGGCATTAGTGCACCTACAGAATGATTCTCATCCTATTGTCAAACCACAGCATCAATCAAAAGGAATAACAGCATCCCAACAACTAAAGTGTGAAGATGATGCAAAGGGCACATACATAAGATTCCCAGCTCGTGCAGGAGAGTGGCTTATAATGTCTTAATATAACAGGACAGCAGTTATCTGTCGGCACAGATagtaatatcaaataaaaaatgattgtgACATAATACCTGGTTTGTTGCAGCATCTTCAGCCTGTTGTACCAACACAGTACCTTCGGCAGTAATATGCTGAAATATTAAAGTTCTCAGAAAGATTAGTGATGTGAAAAAAGTAACAGGTAAAGAGGCCATTTagaaatcaaatataatacaaGTGCAAAAAACCAACCAACCTGTTTGAATACATTAGCCACTGGCTCCAAGCCTTTAGGTATTTTATGATAAAGCCTATACATCCTAGAAAGATCCTCCACCTAGCCCGGCATAACAAAGTGAAATGATATTAATACCATAATGGCAGGGTAACCCACTATTAATGCCACAAAACAGTGCAAATTTGAAAACCACCTTATCTTCTCTAAGCAATGCTCGGCATCCAGACTGCTCCTTCTCAAGAAGCTCAGTTGCATACACCACCAACAATTCATGTTGTACTTTCTACATGATGTAAAGAGCTCCAATTAGGATGCATAGCGGATTGTAAAACTATCTTTCCACAGAGACAATAAGATAATGTGATTGAACTCAAAAGGGATTTGATATCACAATTTCCTGCATTACTGAAGTTCTCTTTCTAGACAACCTGATACAAATAACAAGAAGAACCAAAACCTCCAACAAATATGAGAGCATATAGTTTTATATGTCACAAAGAAAATATGTCGTACATGCTCATACCAATCAAGAGCTTCTCAACaaatttcatagagtttctCCATAAATAGTTGTTAATTCTATGGTGCTGTGAACTAAACTAAAgcattttgtttatatatcAACACTAACCTCCACTAATTTTGGCTCGCTGCTTGAATGCAGGTAATGAGACACTctatctctttctttcttcaagCATTCCTCAGCCtgcaattttataaaacattCCAAAATCAAACAGGTTAATCAaagttatgttataatttaaaatcaaacaggTTGGTGAAAGTTGCATAATTAGTAAAACTTATGGGCGGAAGGACTTGCCTTTATCATGTATTCTGGACATGAATCTTCAAGAATCCAGTTTGATGCTTTGCGAGAATAGTAAGCACCGGTATCCTGAAGCATGTGTTCTTCAAAATCCTTTTCATAGCTATCCATCTGCCCCATTCCAATCTCAACAAAGATATCCAATACATTCTTCAATAATGCTCTGTCAATCTGTTCTCCCTCACGTTCTTTATCAATCTGGCAGAGGAAATAAACATTGGGTTAAACCACATCAAGTAACAGGGTGAAAGACCAGTTTCTTTATCTAACCAATTCAAATAGGGGTTCAATCCTTTCATtcaaaaaaagagataaaaaggCAGAGTGGATCATGAAGAATGAACTTACAAGAGCAATAATAGCATCTTtggctttattttttaaagcatCGTAAACCTGGAATTAGAGAAATTAAGGACGTTGgaactgttaaaaaaaaaaacaaaaaaagaacagGAGAGGAAGGCATATAAAAAGCTTGCACTACTATAGAATGTATGATGTCATTAAAAGGACTAATGACAAACCTGTTCGCGGAAGCAAGTAAGCCCAACTTCATTTAGTGCAGGAAGTGACCTTCGAGCAATGAAGTAGCGATCAAGATAGTGGAAAAAGCGTGACAGCCATCTAACCATAACTTTATGATTAGCCCATCTTTTCACTAGCTCCCTCAGCATATACTCATCATGCTTTTCACTCAAAGATGGCAATACCTAATGAAggaaacaaaaaggaaaaggagacATCACATGAGTAAAGATCAAAAAGAAGGAACACTAGGTAGACAAATCAAATACAAGTCTTCACTTTTACAAGgtattgataaataaatttgaagaatgatataattaagtagtaataaaatttatagttcATTATCATAAcagaattaaattatttacaagtAAACTGTTGTTATAAAGACCAAAAGCAATCAACCTATTTCAAAGTCAATGGAAATATCAACTCAATAAAGAATTCATTGGTATCTTCAAAGCATAAGTAAATTTGACAGGTTCATATAACTCTCTTTCATAATGCACAATAGCAACATGCAATGAACACACCTACGAGCACTAAgttatatcataaaaaaagttatttcaGACCAGTAGAAAAAATGACTACATGCCATGATGAATTACAACTGAAAAACAATTCATAACTAcatgcataataaaattaaaaccagAAAAAAATGGCAATCATCTCACCATAGAAGAAATATATTCTTCGAAGGCTTGCTTGTACTTGTCATAAAGCTGTTGAGAATAGTCATGAGGAGGCTTTTGAGTGCACATATTATAGATTGTTCTgtcatatataaaaaaaataaaataaacccacAATGCCTCCAAAATCCAAACATTAAGATCATTGAActgaataagaaaaaataaaataaaatcattacgTGTAAAGCATCATGTACTCCTCAGAACTAAAAGGGGACTCCGGCAATCCTTCCAAAATCCTCTTCAGTTTTGTGATCCCCTTCTGCATATAGTCCCATCCTTGATCCAAGTCGATTGTCTTGCGATCCATTGCTAAACAATAATTACCTGCAATTaaacacaaagaaaaaaaaaccccataaataagtaaacaatgcaCAAAACTAACAAGCATCATAACTAATTCCgctcattatttatttcttcgCCAGCAATTTCTTAAAACACAAAAGAactagtattattaattttccttCTCGATACAAAAACCTAATAATACGCGCAGTTATGATAAGACTGAACCGAGAATTTGGAACAAACCAATACGATTAGAGGCCGTACAGgttttaaataaacacaaaaaaaaacctaaaaatcAACTACgattgttattaatatttaatattgttgaagtaaaaggaataaaaaaagaatcacATGACATCGATTGGCGACGAAGAAGACACAAAAGAACGATTAAAaacaattgaataaataaagaaatgctgacgaaaagaaaagaaaagaaagagaatcgTAGAGCGAAGGGGCAGGGGCAAAACGCACCGTATAGCAACGGATGAGGGAGAGCGAGACGAGAATCGAGGAGGGAACCCTAACAGAAGAAGAATAGAGAGATCGCTTcggtaaaattattaaaaatttatcaatgaGAGGGGATTTTGGGGAGAAGACTTCGCTTTTAAAAGGATGATTAAAGACTTCGGTTTTAAAGGATgattaaatttactaaaaaggATTGGGATTTGTTGGCACGGAATCCAATATCATGCTTTTAGGAAGGTTTTTAGAGCCCTCCGTTTGTTTCAGACCTCcagttttcctttttcttttttttttcttctttcttttctatatatatacaatataTATCCATTATTATTGTCGTCGGTCGGCGTTGAACTTATACGTATTCCcgcatattatttattaagaattttaaataattttattttttttaacacaaatttttattagctttaaatgaataatttgagTCTCAATGTAATTCTAGTAATAGTATATTTgacaattcaaaataaatattatatgcCTCCGTTGCCTAAGGTCTTTAACAAACTCCCTTCTTTAGCTTTTTCCCAAGCTACCGTTAGTCCGTTAGATGCAATCTCACGGCTGATTTTGAGATGCCCAGCCACGTGGAGCGACCTGACTAGTGGCTGACAAGTAACGAGCCGTCAAAATAATTGTTACTTGTAATTATGCAACTTGTACGTTGAAAATTTGCTATGAAAGTAAGCCCAGAAATTATTGAACATATGGCACCATGCAAGTCATGTCTAGAAACTAGTTTTGCGTCCATGCAGATAAAGGGTTGGACTGaaatatatctataaaaatcAAAGTTGGTTCGCTATTTTCACtccttaaaaaaaagtcaGGAGTTCAAGTCTCGCTCTCATATGAAATCACCGCTTTAGCCAGTATTTTATTCTTTACGAGCCGACCCGGTACGAGCAGACATTAATCTAGATTGTGGTACGAGTTTAAAGATGCATCTCACAGTTGGGACCCACTCAGAACCACCTCGtggttcaaaaaaaaaatatatatctataaatttataaagtaatgaattaaatttggtAAATAATTCAGCATTTTGTTGTCTAAGTAGATTGCAGCCGACGTCCATGCTGGCAATTAGTAACACTATACCCATATATAGCGAAAAACTAAATTGGCCATAAACATATACAGAAATCTTTTAAGTTTGATCTATTCTAGGGAGCCGAAAGTCTAAAATCTTTGATCTATTCTAAGGACATTCTCAGAGAtctaatattgattttatttcaagaataaagtaatattgattaattttttaattaacagttaaaaaaaactttgaagcCGGTTTGAAGAACTTGTATTAAATCAAGATGATGACAATAATAGAAGGAAGTCTGAAATTTGGTAAGATCTAATAGATCGTGATGCCTCCTAAAATTTGATAGCACTCTTTTTAATCAAAACATTCACATTGTgatatcccaaaaaaaaaatcatatttacaaAATACTTTATGAATTCATCATATTTCATCAGATCCAAGACGTGATATAATTCTAAAAGATGAATTAGATACGGATGGTTCCAATAAGTTTCattgagaaaacaaaaactacacatattttgattaaagaaaGAAGCGAAGccggaaatttttttttcttttaaaagaatagGGGGTTTCTTTATCATAATATGAGTCTTTGACTACATCAATTCTTCCCAAAACTCAACGATAAACGGATTGTGAACTTTCAAAGTGGAGTGGacaacaaatattaacaataaaataaagaaaaaaaaaagacaataattgttaattatattaacaataatgtATAATGCCCAACATTTGAATCCTGTTAGTTACTTATTAAATgacaaattcaataataaatgagaatcTCAATCATTAATGAACAAACAACACTTAAAAACATGAAAACTAACAATTAATAGGTCATAAGTATGCAAGGCTTGTTTCGAATACAAAAACTGATCCCCACAcgaacataatttatatttatactaGTTCAGTATTAGTCTCAAAATCAATACGTTAGTAATGGACAGATACAAATAGCAATCATTCATAGCATGATAacacaaacataaatatattgttgataaaataaaataatcatatcaGAATTCATTATTACTGATagtgaagaaaaatatataatgttATGAGGGTGAGGAAAGAGATTTAAGTTTTACTTGTGAGAggaatcaattaattatagaatAGAATCATATAATGCTTCAACCCGAACATAAAGAAAACAATGCTAGTACTGGATGCCCACCCAAGCGGAATAATCcctcaatattaatttttgagaaaatatctACCGCCCAcccattttttctaatttttttaaaaatacacaattccttcttttttttgttagaatCCATCTAAActaacattttgtttcacttttccacttccgtttggaatccgtcAAGAAAACTAAcagaaactttaaaaaatgaccattttacccccaaaacgaaaattataatttcaccttaaaaattacaaaaaataatcagattaaatctaattattttccccatcggttaataaagaaattaattccacaaccatcaaatgcaaggctttttttaatatgtctATAATTAGAAtactaaattataacagttgtattaaaaatagtcCAATCTTACAAActatcaattgaatttaagataagtaaagttttattattcattaaattataatctctagtagttaagatttttttgtacttcattaacataccaataatgatattcatcattaaatttgattattttttgtattttttagggtgaaattataatttttattttgggggtaaaatggtaatttttttaagtttccgttagttttcttaacggattccaaatggaagtggaaaagtgaaacaaaatgtaattttaggtggattctagcaaaaaaaaagaattgtatatttttaaaaaagttaaaaaaatgggtggacggtggatattttccctgAATTTTTctagattaaaattacaatttctcCGTGtaagtatttaattttcttttagataaGTGTAATATAATAGGAAATATTATAATGTTtatcaatgaaaataatagagaCGGAGCCACGCGAGCTAGGGGCTTGGGATCCAACGAAACTGTGGAAACGGCGTCGAATCGATCCAAGAACCGAGTCCAGAACATTACACGCGCGAATTGCTGCATACTGGGGGCACCGTTGGTATCCCCCTAAATCTCATCAGCTCTCTGCCCTCTCCATCTAAACAGACAAAACCCTAACCCTAATCATACATCTCAAATCGGAATTCAATTTGCTTTTCAGATCTGTCGAGTCTTTCATTTGTGCTCTAATGAGCGGTCTTTTTCAAAATAGGACATCGAGTGTTGAGTTCGACCATGGAGGCGTTGAAGGAGAATTCGATGGAGATAGAGATTGGGAGTTCGGCGGAATCTTTTCAGAAGTTTCTGGACTCGCAGAGCGAGCTGTTCCACAGCCAGATCGAGAAGCTCCAAAACGTCGTCGTCACACAATGCAGACTCACTGGAGCCAATCCTCTGGCGCAGGAGATGGTGCGTTTtcgaaaattaattcaatttactttatgaagaagagaaaacattAATCCTGTAGTTAATACTcgctaactttttttttcttggtttttttttgtttgaattattgaactgatacttttgttttagGAGTTTTAGTTCTTTGAATGCTTCCTTATTATGGCTCACTGGATTCAACTTATGTTATTAGGCAAATATCATGCTAATGCTACTGAGCATAGCAGACACtagaatttaaagaatttgcACACAATCACACAAGACTTCCCAGGGGAATTGACAAAACCTAAAATAAggccttttttttccttgggcAAAGTAACCTATTATTTGAGTTTAACATTTAACTTAGTACTGTATATTACTAGTTAAATCTTATGCAATAACACTAGTAGGGGGctttcaattaatatattttactgCCTTTCTttgaataaaaagtatttatcATGTTAACTAATGTGTATTTTCTTGGCACATGCAGGCAGCTGGTGCCCTATCAATAAAAATTGGTgagttttttgtttgtatgCCGCGTCTCTCGAGTGACatatgttttatatatatataatctccATCTGATTGCAAGTGTTCTACTTTTGCTATTTACTTTTCTTGGTTGTCATTTCACTGAGATGTATATCACAGGAAAGAGACCTAGAGATTTGCTAAACCCTAAGGCTGTGAAATACATGCAAGAGGTTTTTGCTCTGAAAGATGCAATAAGTAAGAAGGAATCCCGGGAGATCAGTGCTCAATTTGGCGTTACAGTTACACAGGTCCCTTTTATTCTCTTGTGAcacttttcattaatttttcttgagTTCTCCCCCTTCCTCTCAACtgctcaaaataaaattctgtCCTTATCTGAAgcctgtttgttttttaaattaaatatggatATATGTTTTACCAATGGCTTTTTTTCAATTCTGTTTCTCATTTTGGTATAGTTTCCACTTTCCACTGACCATCGTCtttgtaaa encodes:
- the LOC102612067 gene encoding cullin-1, encoding MDRKTIDLDQGWDYMQKGITKLKRILEGLPESPFSSEEYMMLYTTIYNMCTQKPPHDYSQQLYDKYKQAFEEYISSMVLPSLSEKHDEYMLRELVKRWANHKVMVRWLSRFFHYLDRYFIARRSLPALNEVGLTCFREQVYDALKNKAKDAIIALIDKEREGEQIDRALLKNVLDIFVEIGMGQMDSYEKDFEEHMLQDTGAYYSRKASNWILEDSCPEYMIKAEECLKKERDRVSHYLHSSSEPKLVEKVQHELLVVYATELLEKEQSGCRALLREDKVEDLSRMYRLYHKIPKGLEPVANVFKQHITAEGTVLVQQAEDAATNQGGSSGAVQEQVLIRKIIELHDKYMEYVTNCFINHTLFHKALKEAFEIFCNKAVGGSSSSELLATFCDNILKKGGNEKLSDEAIEETLEKVVKLLAYISDKDLFAEFYRKKLARRLLFDRSANDDHERSILTKLKQQCGGQFTSKMEGMVTDLTLARENQTSFEEYLSNNQNAHPGIDLSVTVLTTGFWPSYKSSDLNLPSEMVKCVEVFKGFYETKTKHRKLTWIYSLGQCNINGKFEQKNIELIVSTYQAATLLLFNTSDRLSYSEIMTQLNLTHDDLVRLLHSLSCAKYKILLKEPNTKTISQSDHFEFNSKFTDRMRRIKIPLPPVDERKKIVEDVDKDRRYAIDAALVRIMKSRKVLGHQQLVSECVEQLSRMFKPDIKAIKKRMEDLITRDYLERDKENPNMFRYLA